In the genome of Montipora foliosa isolate CH-2021 chromosome 3, ASM3666993v2, whole genome shotgun sequence, one region contains:
- the LOC137997864 gene encoding uncharacterized protein isoform X4 — protein sequence MDVSQPKPVWNSQTICPPRSVKPRDWFMSVLGTGGVSFAVDLSQNPSEIMLDIPQTVDVKNTKAIVFPFNPPKDISDRQLDITVTSPSNTPAYLKVSQIRTDVDDNIEVVDYKKASLRLSFAKKGRITLSKVSVPPLTDSTSTWFIGIALKNSTGSLKPTESKYVTLKLSQSFDYSYAGPICTLFFVSLLLGIVMSIAGLRLFKEHLLKVNIPESLVKVNASNRDQDMYNQPSTGQDNGNNSLSDMITKFGAFIFAMLKVAYKCWFSGGPKTYSYATGVAGFLLMIGACQFVIATWNVMIQEGDRDDCYYNDLCYRVSDYHDIPLNLMISNLTYIVHALILTVCVWYMETELHLFCENLKKSVTSREQVTQPGNGQENGNNSDNRQSTSSGCKGKQNEALPNHVFVCPNIALHLQEGAVPEHTLGDKEKKTLMARALKRKYSYSIGYAFAWALLFEGLFSLIYHLCPSRYTFQFDSAFMFVIAGLTVLLVYNGMELNECPVEEQLGEQHPIESDVQRGEQHQVELQSLERHPVKEPVEELPVGALNVEEQAGEQHPGEQHPIESDVQRGEQHQIELQSVKQHPVEEPVEKPPVDALNVEEQAGEQHPIESDVQRGEQHQIELQSGKQHPVKEPVEELPVGALNFFLYFIVPLFIFNYIGTLYHSESGLAIGLQVVFFISLVIWWFAMGLWAFHKLSLKGVLSLGKCEGNTCYYILGCVISPPAVFVPIFLLMDLSQVFLFTCIVESFWAVSAKAKLFQKLWKLCCAIWKLLRHCKCSGMCTWREFLRGCYIFVTVACLTGAFGVFLGLPTTNKTASPEDSRDLNKECAILGFFDWHDLWHFLSSFALLMGAFVIMFISANQEGPPALNPKAKKKHRPPIVLALENEGADGNDMKLT from the coding sequence ATGGATGTTTCTCAGCCTAAACCTGTTTGGAACTCTCAGACCATTTGTCCTCCCCGCTCAGTCAAACCCAGAGATTGGTTCATGTCAGTGCTGGGTACGGGTGGCGTGTCGTTTGCAGTCGACTTAAGTCAAAATCCTTCAGAAATTATGTTGGATATACCACAGACAGTGGATGTCAAGAACACCAAAGCGATCGTTTTTCCGTTCAACCCTCCAAAAGATATCTCAGATAGACAACTTGACATCACTGTGACATCCCCGTCAAATACACCAGCTTACTTGAAAGTGTCTCAGATCCGTACAGATGTCGACGACAACATAGAAGTTGTGGATTACAAGAAGGCATCACTACGTCTTTCCTTTGCTAAGAAAGGCCGGATTACCCTGTCCAAGGTGTCTGTGCCTCCTTTAACCGACTCTACCTCCACCTGGTTCATTGGAATAGCATTAAAAAACTCTACAGGTAGTTTAAAACCCACTGAGTCGAAATATGTTACTTTAAAACTGTCACAGTCATTTGATTACAGTTATGCTGGACCTATCTGTACTTTGTTTTTTGTGTCTCTGCTGTTAGGCATAGTAATGTCAATAGCTGGTTTGCGGCTTTTTAAAGAACATCTTCTTAAAGTTAATATTCCAGAATCACTTGTTAAAGTTAACGCGAGTAACAGGGACCAAGACATGTACAATCAGCCTAGCACTGGGCAGGACAATGGTAACAATTCTCTGTCGGATATGATTACAAAATTTGGGGCATTCATTTTCGCCATGTTGAAGGTAGCATACAAATGCTGGTTTTCAGGGGGTCCTAAAACTTATTCTTATGCTACAGGGGTTGCGGGTTTCTTGCTTATGATTGGCGCGTGCCAATTTGTCATTGCAACCTGGAATGTGATGATCCAAGAGGGTGATAGAGACGATTGCTATTACAACGACCTTTGCTATAGAGTTAGCGATTATCATGATATTCCACTGAACTTAATGATAAGTAACTTAACTTACATAGTCCACGCGCTGATTTTAACTGTGTGCGTGTGGTACATGGAAACAGAGCTGCATCTTTTCTGTGAAAATCTTAAGAAGTCTGTGACCTCTAGGGAGCAAGTCACTCAGCCTGGTAACGGGCAGGAAAATGGCAACAATAGTGACAATCGTCAATCAACCTCTTCTGGTTGTAAAGGTAAACAAAATGAAGCCCTACCAAACCATGTTTTCGTATGTCCCAATATCGCTCTGCATCTTCAAGAGGGGGCTGTCCCAGAGCATACTCTAGGAGACAAAGAAAAGAAGACACTTATGGCCCGAGCACTGAAAAGGAAGTACTCTTATTCCATTGGGTATGCCTTTGCCTGGGCACTCCTTTTTGAGGGATTGTTTTCCCTGATTTACCATTTGTGCCCAAGCAGGTACACATTTCAGTTTGACTCGGCATTCATGTTTGTAATTGCCGGTTTAACTGTTCTGTTGGTGTATAATGGTATGGAATTGAATGAGTGCCCAGTAGAGGAACAGCTAGGAGAGCAACACCCAATCGAGTCGGACGTCCAGCGAGGAGAGCAACACCAAGTCGAGTTACAATCATTAGAACGACACCCAGTTAAAGAGCCAGTAGAGGAACTCCCGGTGGGTGCATTGAATGTGGAGGAACAAGCAGGAGAGCAACACCCGGGAGAGCAACACCCAATCGAATCGGACGTTCAGCGAGGAGAGCAACACCAAATCGAGTTACAATCAGTAAAACAACACCCAGTTGAAGAGCCAGTAGAGAAACCCCCGGTGGATGCATTGAATGTGGAGGAACAAGCAGGAGAGCAACACCCAATCGAGTCGGACGTTCAGCGAGGAGAGCAACACCAAATCGAGTTACAATCAGGAAAACAACACCCCGTTAAAGAGCCAGTAGAGGAACTCCCGGTGGGTGCattgaattttttcctttattttataGTGCCACTTTTCATCTTCAATTATATTGGTACACTCTATCACTCCGAATCTGGACTGGCTATAGGATTGCAAGTGGTGTTTTTTATCTCTCTGGTCATTTGGTGGTTCGCAATGGGTCTCTGGGCTTTCCATAAGCTCAGTCTTAAAGGGGTTTTGTCATTAGGAAAGTGTGAGGGAAACACGTGCTACTACATTTTGGGTTGCGTCATTTCTCCACCTGCAGTGTTTGTACCGATCTTTCTTCTCATGGACCTTTCTCAAGTGTTTCTGTTTACTTGTATTGTAGAGAGTTTTTGGGCTGTTTCTGCCAAAGCTAAGCTTTTCCAAAAGCTCTGGAAACTCTGCTGCGCCATCTGGAAACTACTGCGCCATTGCAAGTGTTCAGGTATGTGCACGTGGCGGGAATTTTTACGGGGATGTTATATCTTCGTAACTGTTGCTTGTTTGACAGGAGCTTTTGGCGTATTCCTAGGCCTGCCAACCACCAACAAAACAGCCTCACCTGAAGATTCTCGTGATCTCAACAAAGAATGCGCAATTCTTGGGTTTTTCGATTGGCATGACCTCTGGcattttttgtcttcttttgcTTTACTCATGGGTGCATTTGTTATCATGTTTATAAGCGCTAATCAGGAGGGCCCTCCTGCGCTAAAcccaaaagcaaaaaagaagcACCGACCGCCGATTGTGCTTGCGTTGGAAAATGAAGGTGCTGATGGTAATGACATGAAATTGACCTAG